Within Vicia villosa cultivar HV-30 ecotype Madison, WI linkage group LG1, Vvil1.0, whole genome shotgun sequence, the genomic segment AACCTCGCACTCCTTTGACATTCTTAGGAATCGGCCATTGTAACACACTGctaaccttggcaggatcaacagCAACCCCTGCTTTAGAAATGACATGGCCCAAATATTCTACTTGGTGCTGACCGAAGGTACATTTCTTCTGGTTTGCCACAAACTGATGTTGTTTCAGAATATTAAGAACCACCTCCAAGTGCTGCAAATGTTCAGCCCAACTACTACTGTATACTAGGATATCATCGAAAAAAACCAGGACAAACTTCCTTAGAAAGGGCTTGAAAATTGCATTCATTACCGATTGAAAGGTTGCAGGAGCATTGGTGAGGCCAAACGGCATAACCAAAAACTCATAGTGACCCTCATGGGTCCGAAAAGCCGTTTTATGAATATCCTCTTCCTTCATACGAATTTGGTGATAACCAGATTTAAGATCGAGCTTAGAGAAGTAACTACAACCATGTAACTCATCTAACAATTCATCTACAACAGGAATAGGGTACTTGTCCTGAATTGTTACCTTGTTGAGTGCACGATAATCTACACACATCCGCCAAGATTGATCCTTCTTCTTGACCAAAATGACGGGACTAGAGAAAGCGCTGGTGCTGTTTCTCACCACCCCTTGTTGGAGTAGGCTCTGAATCTGTTTTTCAATTTCATCCTTGTGTAAATGAGGATATCTATAAGGCCGCACACTTACCGGACCAGCACCCTGTAAAAGGTCAATTGAATGGCAAGTGTTTCTTGGCGGAGGAAGACCTTGAATTTCTTTAAACACAATAACAAAACGATCCAACAATCCTCCCAACTCCTTAGTTTGATGATCAGAGACTCGCGACACCGGTGATCCTAGCACCTCCATCAAGGTAGGCCATTCACAGCCTGCTATCATTCGAGAAGGAGTGATAATGCTTTGGAATGCAGCCATCTTATCATCTACAGCCTGACCAAGTAATTTCACCATACTGCCCTTATGGTTGAACACCATAGACATTTCTTTCCAATCCATGGTCACCTTTCCCAAAGTTTCCAGCCACACAACTCCCAAAATCAAATCCACACCTCCTAACTCCAGCACATAAGCATCAAAACAAATCTGCACCGCTCCCACGTTCAACTGAATTCCATTGCATCTACCCCTAGTTAAGACACGATGACCATCTCCTAACTTAACACCCAAGGGATTAGAAGGCACCATAGGCAATCCGAGGGTTTCTACCACCTTAGGGGATATGAAATTATGCGTGGCTCCACTGTCAATAAGAACCAAAATAGATGCACCTTGTAAACATCCCTCCAATTTCATCGTCCGGGCTTGGTTTGGATTAGTGGATACACCAAACAGTCCCATGGTTTTACATTCTAATTCCTCTTGTGTGAGCTCTTCTTCTGAGTCAGCCTCTAACACGACAATCTCTCCTTCATCGTTCACAATTTCATCATCTCCCAAGATAATCAATCGTAACTGTTTTGTTGCACATTGATGGAGAGGATCCCATCTTTCGTTGCAACGAAAACAGAGTCCTTTTGCACGACGTTCATTAACTTCTGCCCTTGGTAGATGGCGAACACCACGAGAATTACGGCGCAAATTGTCCCCTAAATTTGGGCGAGAAGATGCTGTAGAATTAGTAGGTCGTGTTGACCCGGTTTGAGATCCAGAACCCGAACCAGCACGCGTTTTTCCCAAATAGTTATTATTCTGGGTCTGAATTGCAGAACCTTTTCCTTCCCCTTCGCGAAAAGCCCAATTAGGTTTTTGAGATTTTGTCCAAGAGCCATGACCCGGTTTGTAACGTGAACCAGATCCATGACCTGAATTTTCAGCAAATTCACGTTCCACATCACGTGCCAATTGCATCGCTACATACCGGTTGTGCGGCTTGAATGTTCTTACTCGAGAACGGATATCGTGACGTAAACCACCAATAAAATAGCCCAGAAATTGTTGTTCTGGTAACCTTCCACACTGAGAGGAACACAATTCAAATTCGGCTATGTAATCCTCCACCGTCTCAGATTGCTTCAAATCCTTGAGTTCTTCGAACGGGTTCTCCAAACGACCTCCTCCAAATCTCGCCATCATTGCTTCACATAGGTTCTCCCATGACAATTCCTCTGTTGAATCATGCCATAGGTTAAACCAATGGATAGTAGGGCCTTCCATGCTCAACTTTGTCAACTGAATACGAACATCCCGAGAGATTCGTTGTACTTCAAAGTATGTCTCAGCACGAGTGATCCATGCCACCGGATCGTCGCCGGTAAAAGCTGGCAGCTCCACCTTCTTTGCGGACAAACGAAACTCATCCAACGGTGAGGTAACCGTTTCACCGCTTGTTTGAGGTGATCCACGATTCCCTATCGCCCGCTGAATTTCCGCAGCAAGGAAAGTACGCAATTCCTCAATACTGGTTTCCACACGTCCCAAGCGTTCCTCAACTGCAGTAATTCTCTCTGCCATTCTGGTTTGCATGAACACAGCAGGTCGGACCAATTGATAGAACAGAGGAAAGGTAGAATATAATGgagaaaattaatttattaatgattatgaaaacagaaaagaaatccAGAGCAAATGCTCCTCAGTTAGAGAAAACAATTCTCTCACTGCCTAAATCCTAATAAggaaaacagaaaataataataagataCCTAGCTACTGCCCCATACACCTATTTATATGGGAAATCTAAACTAACTCCTATTTATATGGGAAATCTAAACTTACTCCtatttatatgagaaatctaaACTAACTCCTATTTATATGGGAATACTAATTAACTGGGCCTTTCTTATTCTTTCTCACATATACTCTCCATTGTTTAGGCCCCAAATTATCTTTGTTAACTAACACATCCCCATCATCACTTGTGGGGTCCGATCCATTCCTATCAGGCTTTATCTACTTAAATGGTATTGGGCCTAATTTTTGTATTTAGTTCACGCTTATTGTATAAATTCTAGGAGAATACCAAACTGTTCTCAAGCAAtggaaaaatacacaaaaaaactaaaatactaTTGGTGAAGAGTAAAAACCAGTGGATTATCCTATTCATGAAGATCACTGGTTCATAAGGTCAAGAGGATCATGGTTTGAATCTTTGTGGACTAGATATCATCTCAAATTAAGCAAATTTGGCACATTGAGATTATTTAAATTTGTATGCTCCTGATGATGAACAACTCAATAACAGAAATATACAAGAAATCCATCTTCATGTAGCCCTGAATAGTTAACAAATAAACTAACCATGAATTCTTTAGTAGCAACAAACTCAACCGTTCCTTTACATAGCTCAGGCTTTTCATCAGCATCTCTACGTCGACCATCTGGACCTAAATTGCAGTGGTAGTCCCGTGGAGTTTCATCACTAAATCCTGCAAAACAGATGTACATTCAAAGCTAAATAGTTGGCTGTGTCACAAAAAGatttcttttgaataatttcattattttctATTTCTCTCCTTTATCATATATCCAATAATACATCTAACCCATTAATTTTCATCTCTTTATCTTTTCTCacattctttctctcttcttaatTTTTTAGCAGAGCCCAACATAGCCTCAGAGAGCAGACTGGGGGATTCTATGGCACTTTTCTTGCTCTTTGATTGTCAAGCTAAAACTTATAAGGGCTTATCTCTGCATTGAAATCTGAATGTCCGTCCTGTCAGACCTATCTAACTGATGATATTTGCTATTTTTCTTTGAtgctttattttccttttttcaacCTAAAGTGCATAAGCAGCAATAATCACACTTAAAAAGTGAGCAATAAATAAAGTGTACAATATATACATAAACTTGTAATGTGATTGATGATGCTCAACCAACCACTGACTGACTTTGTCAgtaaatgacaaaaaaatattatatttcttCTCTCTTTATTCTATAAGGAAATGTAATGTAAAAAATCATCTCCAAACATAATACCATAGTATATACCCACAACTAATATTAGGATGAGCAATTGTTATAATACTAACCGCATAAATTGCAGATAAAGCGTCTTCCCTGATCAATAAATTTCATAAAGGGATTTACATAAGCCTTGCAACGTGAGCAACGGACCGGACCACTCTCTCCAAAATCAACAACCTATATCAGCATTAGATATTTAAAAGTTATTACACcaaaattttattaaaaggaAACATTTTAGAAATAACAGAGCACAAAGTTCACAAACTTTATCCTATAAAGTATATCTGCCACTACAGATATACAAACTATGATTTCAATTCAGTAATTATCGGCTGACCACCGATCTTCTTAGTTCAAGCATAAACAGTTGAAAATACTTGAAAGAAGAGAAATGCTTTTAATATTCTCTAAGGAAATACAAGCAAATATAAGAAAAACACAGCAAGTTACAATATGAACAAAGAATTCCAAAGGCTGTCATTTCATGAATCCTTAAAAGTTTAAAACATCATCAAACATTTGCCAAAGATAAAGAAAAATTCCAATTTTTAATTTACATAGATACTAATAACATGTGAAATGTACATAAGTCACCCTATTAATGAAATCtccataataaataaaaaaatagatgaCTGTAGAACTTCAAAAAATAATACCCACAGCTATAGAAACTTCTACAACTAACActtctattaaatttttaaaaagaaaaagacatGCATAAACTTCAAAGGAATAATCATAGGTACTTGAATGGGATCCTCGGATGGGTGTGGAAGCGCCAAAGGTTGGACTAACATAGCCAACTGCATTCCTGATGTTGTCAAAAGATCAGCAGTGAAAGGAATCTGTTTCATTCAACAAAAAGAACAAAGCAAATGAGagaaaatcaatataaaataacaGAAATCTAaacattttcaaaaatgaaaTAACCAATCTCAGAAAATTACTGTAACACCAAAATTCACTTTGAACAGAAGAATTTAATCttcagaaagaaaaataatacaGGGCAAGAAAACGAGGCATCTTCTTaggcaaaaataataaaaataaaaaacctcTTCAGAAGCCAAAGCATAAAAATTACATCAAAAGAATAAAGCCCTCCACCGCTCTATATATGAGATTGTCAAACAGAAAAAAGCAACCTTTAAGTAGCCACAACATAAAAGCCAGAAATAGAACTTTATACAGAAAAACAAGGGCAACATCATACAGGCAAGAAAGAAATCTTAGCATTTTTCATTAACTTATTCATGGATAAAAATATATCACAGATATTAAACGTGACCTGATTTATTGTGCACTTCATGTAACGTGGACTGCAGTTGCCCGTATCTCGTACAATAAAATCACTTGTAGCAGGCTGAACAAAAAAACCATATGAACAAACAGCAGTAGTGGTATATATGACTTAACAACAGAGTTTTTTCAGATGAATACCGGAGGGATGGTTGCCTGGTTGCCTTGACGAGTGTCGTGCATGATCACTGTGGACCCTGGCGTGGGCCTTGGAATTTGATTGGGATCAATTTTCGAAGGCCCTGCCATGGGGGCTCCAGTTTGACCAACAGCGGGTGATATAGTTGTAGTCATAGATTGATTTGGCAGTGGTGGTGGCATGCCAAACATCCTGGGAGGCTGTGAAGTACCAGGAGCTGGAGGAGGCGGAACTACCTACATAATTCTAAAAGTTTATTGACTGACTTCCAAAAGATGAATAGATGCATATATAGCTAACACAATTTAAGTACTAGGTATGATAAATACTAGATAACAATTAAACGTCACAACTGTGCATATGAGATTTTTACTATTGCTAAATGTTCATTTATATATACACATCATAACAGCTCACCAATTCTCAAGCACTATGTGATATTTAGGTAATTACATAAAGATATGCTTAGTGCCTTGCCCACAGAGAACATAGGATTTTTGATAATTTGTATATCAACTtaaccatatcttctaacttttCCTGGTTTAGGCTTACATCCAGACCTCAGCCTGAAGAATAAATTGCAAAGCTACATATAAACAATGGAAATATACCAAATCATGTTTGTAGCCTCTTGCAATCAATTTAACAGACAACCGCATAGCTTTAGCACCTACAAAGCTACAACCTTGCTGAGTAATGACGATGCATACACATGGCAAAATTGTTTataaatgcataaaaaataatcTTATTTTTGCATAAGAGACAAAAATACAGCTAAACCTTTCATTCATGCAACCAAACATACTTCTAGACTCTAGTAGAGCTAAGATAATGCATCAGCCATATTCTTCCTTTTAAACATAGTGAAAAAAGTCTATTTGTCATGCATAGTGGCAAAAGAGTAGGCTGTATTACTTTTGTCAACTCATTCAACAAAATGTCGTTAGAAAATATAGATAAAAAGACATCCAAATGCAATAAGTTCAAATAAATAGGTACCTGTTGGGCTTGTGTTTGCCAAGAAGGTGCAGCGAAAGGTGAACTCGGAGGCTGCATTATTCCCTGAGGTGCCATAGGATAAGGAGACTGAGGATGACCAGCCGGACCTGGAGGCATTCTCATTGTTGGAGGTCCAACCGGTGGCTGTTGAACACTGCCACCTGGAAAGTGTTGAGGACCTGGCATAGCCCCACCAGAAAACACTGGTGGCCCGTTACTCATTAAGTTAATGGGTGCACTAGTAGGAGGCATGCCAGGAGGAGCACTCATCGGTGGGGCATTAAAAGGACTCGGACCAGGACGGGCACCAAAATTTTGCGGAGGAGGCCCAGATGGACGAACAGGCGGAGAACCACCAGGCGGAGGAACCCCAGAAACCGGTGCTGCAACATTACCTAATGGAGACGAAAAAGAACCAGGAGGCGGTCTTGACCCAAACGGTGAAGGTTGACCAGGAGGTGGTCCAGTAGGCCTTCCAAGGGAACCAACCGGAGGTCCAGAAGGAGGCCCTGTAGGCCTTGCCAATGTTCCAGGAGGCGGACCAGGTCGCGAAAACGGAGGCGACGAACCAGGGAACCCCTGTGGCGTCGGACCTGATGAAGGAAAAGGCGGTTGCTGGCCAGGTTGCTGGCCAAATGGTGGAGGTCTAGAAACAGGATTGGACGTCATAGGAGGCCGATTAAGATTCAAATTCTGCATATTATCAGCTAATCCATCAGAAGAACCTCTAAAATTAGGGACATAATTAGGTGGAGGTGTGTTGCTTCCGGGTCTAGGTGCCCCTGGAGGCACAGGAGCAGCCATAATTACtcaatcaaatcaaatccaaaCTCCCCTAACCTCTAATTAAATAACCTTGTTCTTCTTCAACGGATTATCAAACTAATGCTTATAAAAACACGATCCAAATCTACAAAAAAAACATGAATCGAAAGATCAACGAAACAATTCTCGAAAATTGAATAAGATCGATGAAAATAACAGAATTGCATGCATATAGTGAATGAATTAACCGAAAAAAACACGATCGAAGCAAATTGAATAGCGATTGGAAAATAGAGAAAACCTGAATGAGATCGTTGGAGAATCAGCGAAATTGAGAGGGGGGAAATGTTAGATCGGGAATGTGAGATTGAGGGGTTTTAGAGAGTGGTGGTAATTGGTGGATTATAcgttatttattttatatcagCGCCCAATTTTTTCCTGTTTTGCTCTTCACTAACGCCGTTCGTTTGCTTCcggttcttttttctttttatattacaCTCAATTTTTTATCGGAATCCAAAATTAAACGGAGATATCTACTCCTCCTGTTTCAATTAGGCTAAATTGTAGGTTTGGTATCTTTTATTTATTACACACATATTTACCCACCCACCAATAGTTTTACAGTGTTTTGTAAAAAATTATCAATCTATTAcatcattaaaataattttaaaatatatatttgattcgATAAAATATGTGTCTCATTAATTGTTaatgtaaaattatttattttttctataattaattaaaagaataatataaaacttaattttttttcccTCTGAGAAAACCTTATGACACTgattaaatattgtttttataaaaaatctaATTTGATATTCTCTAAATTTTGTTTCTTAGTAGAAATgaaattagtttattaaataataaacaaaaagatatttttatacaatatttaaatattttgaaagaaattgaatgAAATTAATACAAACATCGAATTTGCTTTTGAATGTATGAATCAAATTGTCAATATTAACTTTTAAATATGATATTTGTTTGAGTATCTATTTTGtggtttattatatatatttcagAGAAAGATTtgacttgtttttatttttatgtcaatgataaatatttatttcatattttttaaatattcactAAAAATGTGTGTTATTTGCTTATTTTTATATGAATCAATTTACAAATATTGTCTCGCATTATTTTATGTAAAATACTCTTCGTACTTATTGTTAAGAAATTTTTGTAAGATATTTTAATGTACTActgtttatttgattttttataattatcGATGACAAATATTTATCAGTTGATTTTTATAATAATCAATGTCAAATATTTAATGAAAATGTTTAAGAAAATTTTCTTTACACCCTTGAATAGTGGAAGATACATCTGGAAACTCTCACACTATTGGAAGATTAACAATCATAGCTTGAGTCTCAAATTTCAAAGAAGTGAACATCGCAAGCACTTGAGCCTCATCTTTCAATAGTTCTTCCACTTGATTAGCAGATATAAACCTCTATTCTTCCACTTCATCAAACTTTGCGAACAACACTAACTTGTTAAAACAATTGATATAAACATGGTTGAACTCCAACCAATTCATTCCCAAAATAACACCGAGTTTACTCAAAGGAAAACAAATTAAGTCAACTCCAAAGTCCTTATCATAAACCATCAAAGGACTATTCAAATAAACCATTGTAGTAGTCACCGAACCATTAACTAGAGCATCAATGACCTTACAACCACTCATAGAAGACACTtcaagattcaatcttttcacaCAATCATTATATATGAACGTACGTGTCGCACCCGTACTAATGATAGCAATCAAAGGGACATAATTAGTAAATCACGTACATCGAATTATATTATCAGACTCATAAGTCTCCGCTCCACTCAAAGTAAATACCTCTCAACCTGATTGAGCTTGCTTTGGTTTCTGGCACTGAGTACGGATATAACATTTCTCTCCACAATTGAAATATGTCACCACCTTACTCTTGCATTTATTAGCACGATGTCCCAGTTTTCCACACTTGATACACTTCACAGTAGTACATTTCGAAGCATGATGACCTAAATCTCCATATTTGAAACACTTGAGAGAGGTAGGAGCATCTCCATTACTTGTTTCTTTCACACTCGAGGTCTTTTGTTGGAACTTCTGGTTTCCCTTTATCAGTTGGAGTCCTATACGACTTACTACGATTCTAACTTCCATTCTTCTTCTCACTAACACTCTTGTAGTGAATAGATCTGACTCTCCTATCTTCATCATAGATTTTGCATTTGTTCACCAGCACAGAGAAACGACAGATTTCCTGATAACCAATGAATTGATTAAACTCAAGACGTAAGCCACTCTTAAACTTCACGCACTTGGAACCTTCAGCTTCCGCACCGTTATAATGAGGACAAAATCTAACCATCTCTTTAAATTTAGCGAAATAATCTGCCACAATAATACTACCTTGCTTCAGATGCAAGAACTCAATCTTTTTCTTGCTGCGAACATCCGCTGGAAAGTACTTCTCTAAAAACTCAATCTTGAAATTCACCCAAGTAACAGTTCTACCTATAACTTTCAACCTCTGACAGGTATTCTCCCACCAGCAGTCATCCTCTTCAAATAACATATGTGTATCGAACAACACCTTTTGCTTATCAGTGCACGTCATAAATCTAAAAATCTTCTCAATCTTCTGAAGTCAAGTTTGAGCACCCTCTGGATCATACCTTCCCTTGAACGTAGGTGGATTGTTCTTCTGAAACTTTCCCAGCCCACGAAACTCATCAACCACTCCATGTTGATTTTTGTTGAGCCCAAAAAGCCGCATTCGCTTTCCCCATCACATGATCCATAGCCTCCAAACATCAACAATCACACGATCATTTCTTCAGTCATTTCTTCAGTCATTTCTTTCGCACAatcaatcaaaacacattaactaATCGTAAACAATAAGATAAACAAATTAAGAAAAAGTATCGACAATATttacacacatgtcgcatacaaGGGTACAAACTCATTCTCAACCTAGGTGGAATAAACcagcctgctctgataccaacaaTGCAACACCCTAAAGCCCCGAAAACATTTTTATAagataaataattattttctccAAACAGGTGTTACACATGCTCAACAAACATGCTtttccaaataaaataaaaataacagcGGAATTCAATTTGTctcaaacaaaataaacacttGATTAATCAAATAATCcaaacattaactcaagacaatgATAAAAACATCCCAAACCCAGTGTTATTAGAGTTAAAATTTAGTAactttgacatgtttagagttgtgttGATATAACTTAATTTAGCCATATAACTCAAATTATTCAATATTTGCAATTCTAACTTAAAACTCACCAAAACAACAGTGAAAAGTCATCGCAATCAAAATTACTCGAAAACTTGCCGAATTAAAAAGTGAATCCGAACGTCGACCCGCGAATCGTTGCCGCAAAATCGTGACTTACCCGTGTTGCCCAGTCGCGGTCCACTGCGTTGCAACTCGCCGCACATGCACCTAGCACTGTTGTGGCCTCGAGCTGGGTCCGCACGTCGCCTACTGCGGCCCAGCCATCGCGCCGCACCTCTCCCATGCACAATCGCGCACCGTATGATGT encodes:
- the LOC131645962 gene encoding uncharacterized protein LOC131645962; this translates as MTCTDKQKVLFDTHMLFEEDDCWWENTCQRLKVIGRTVTWVNFKIEFLEKYFPADVRSKKKIEFLHLKQGSIIVADYFAKFKEMVRFCPHYNGAEAEGSKCVKFKSGLRLEFNQFIGYQEICRFSVLVNKCKIYDEDRRVRSIHYKSVSEKKNGS